Proteins from a genomic interval of Sporolactobacillus sp. Y61:
- a CDS encoding isochorismatase family cysteine hydrolase has product MLSKAETALLVIDMQYGGGAPDGSLVQMLHVDVSRQEDIVTPIIRLKDFFNENGMLVVNIKTEYEEDFSNWPMLAKRFEVKKYRHFARGSADAAIIPPLAPRKGEKLVVKHRWDGFFETDLDQLLKAHHIVNLILVGAATDVCVLETCSSAFSLNYNCIVPIETTASFSPERKKLGLEVLRFGRSQVVPVKEVYKLFN; this is encoded by the coding sequence ATGTTATCTAAAGCAGAAACGGCCTTACTCGTGATTGATATGCAATACGGCGGTGGTGCGCCAGACGGTTCACTCGTGCAGATGCTGCATGTCGATGTGTCCAGGCAGGAAGATATCGTGACCCCGATTATCAGGCTGAAGGATTTTTTTAACGAAAACGGGATGCTGGTTGTAAATATTAAAACGGAATACGAAGAAGATTTCAGCAACTGGCCGATGCTTGCGAAACGTTTCGAGGTGAAAAAATACAGGCATTTTGCCAGGGGTTCCGCAGATGCAGCTATTATCCCGCCTCTTGCCCCGCGGAAGGGTGAAAAGCTGGTTGTAAAGCATCGCTGGGACGGGTTTTTCGAGACAGACCTCGATCAGCTGCTGAAAGCACATCACATTGTCAACCTGATTCTTGTCGGGGCCGCGACGGATGTCTGTGTCCTGGAAACCTGCAGTTCTGCTTTCTCGCTGAACTATAACTGTATTGTGCCCATTGAGACGACGGCTTCCTTCAGTCCTGAACGGAAAAAGCTCGGTCTTGAGGTACTTCGTTTTGGAAGAAGTCAGGTGGTTCCGGTCAAAGAAGTCTATAAGCTGTTCAATTAA
- a CDS encoding polymer-forming cytoskeletal protein translates to MKAKFRLLVISVLAVAMLTAMTACGNGNGSGDSEKSSGSSADAVTTASIVNDADALVKALSKDGTWIVATLGDLKVDQDIVVEGEFHDKGDASKEIYRKLALYTQDENHKITESFKLTAPKMTVKSENFKIQGGTFVGDVYVEAKGFTLDKSATVDGNIIYTSDEFKNAATVDGKVTGKTSVDAVTSASIVNDADALVNGLSKDGTWMVATLGNITVDKDIVVEGEFHDKNDPSADIYRKLALYTQDENRKITDSFTLTAPKLIVKSENFRLQGGTFKGDVYVEANGFNVHKTAKIDGNVYYANDAIQKSAKIEGEVSGNQEVK, encoded by the coding sequence ATGAAGGCTAAATTCAGGCTGTTGGTTATTTCCGTCCTGGCTGTTGCCATGCTGACCGCAATGACCGCCTGCGGAAACGGAAACGGCTCAGGGGACAGCGAAAAATCATCAGGGTCATCCGCCGATGCTGTGACAACGGCTTCAATCGTCAATGATGCGGATGCTCTTGTAAAAGCTTTAAGTAAGGATGGGACCTGGATCGTTGCGACACTGGGTGATCTGAAGGTGGATCAGGATATTGTTGTAGAAGGTGAATTCCACGATAAGGGTGATGCGTCGAAAGAGATATACCGTAAACTTGCACTGTACACCCAGGATGAAAATCATAAGATTACCGAATCATTCAAACTGACCGCACCGAAAATGACCGTAAAGAGTGAAAACTTCAAAATTCAGGGTGGGACCTTTGTCGGCGATGTTTATGTTGAAGCTAAGGGATTCACGCTTGACAAGTCGGCAACTGTCGATGGCAATATCATCTATACCAGTGATGAATTCAAAAACGCGGCCACTGTTGACGGAAAAGTCACCGGAAAAACCTCTGTGGACGCTGTGACAAGTGCGTCGATTGTCAACGATGCGGACGCTCTTGTAAATGGTTTAAGCAAAGACGGGACCTGGATGGTTGCCACACTGGGTAACATCACGGTTGACAAAGATATTGTCGTTGAAGGTGAATTCCATGACAAGAATGATCCATCTGCCGATATCTATCGTAAGCTGGCGCTGTATACTCAGGATGAAAATCGGAAAATCACCGATTCGTTTACTCTGACTGCGCCGAAACTGATTGTAAAAAGTGAGAATTTCAGATTACAGGGTGGAACATTTAAAGGTGATGTGTACGTAGAAGCGAACGGATTTAACGTGCATAAAACAGCAAAAATAGACGGAAACGTGTATTACGCAAATGACGCCATCCAGAAATCAGCTAAAATTGAAGGGGAAGTTTCAGGAAATCAGGAAGTAAAATAA
- a CDS encoding C39 family peptidase, with protein MKKTAYVYTIVLAVAALLLITIIIVPHVDADHPVSLAENSAVPSTEAPRSVDRNTLLIKDKVPRKPVPVTKKIMNFPVISQMPELARGCEVTVLAMLIQSSGKAVDKMTLADQIEKVPFRDGVYRGNPNKGFVGNIETFDESGYAVYHGPVYNLARQYMDAVDLTGRPWLDVEKKIVAGKPVWVIVTSTFRPLPEEEWETWQTKDGPVKITYREHAVLVTGFDPDSVYVNDPLDGKKNKKLDRKAFIQGWEQFGGQAITY; from the coding sequence TTGAAAAAGACTGCATACGTTTATACGATCGTTTTGGCCGTCGCGGCCCTCCTGCTGATCACGATCATTATCGTGCCCCACGTTGACGCAGATCATCCGGTGAGCCTTGCGGAAAACAGTGCAGTACCCTCTACTGAGGCTCCCCGGTCAGTTGACCGGAACACACTTCTGATTAAGGATAAAGTTCCCCGGAAACCGGTCCCGGTCACTAAGAAAATAATGAATTTCCCTGTGATCTCCCAGATGCCGGAGCTTGCCCGCGGCTGTGAGGTCACGGTACTGGCCATGCTGATTCAGTCAAGCGGGAAAGCGGTAGATAAAATGACCCTTGCCGATCAGATTGAAAAGGTTCCTTTTCGTGATGGCGTGTATCGCGGAAACCCGAATAAAGGATTTGTCGGTAACATCGAGACGTTTGATGAATCGGGATATGCGGTTTATCATGGCCCTGTTTATAATCTGGCACGTCAATATATGGATGCAGTTGATCTGACCGGACGGCCCTGGTTGGACGTTGAAAAAAAGATTGTGGCAGGAAAACCGGTATGGGTCATCGTAACAAGCACATTCCGACCTCTGCCGGAAGAAGAATGGGAAACCTGGCAGACAAAGGACGGGCCTGTGAAAATAACCTATCGCGAGCATGCCGTTCTTGTTACCGGTTTTGATCCAGACTCTGTCTACGTCAACGATCCTCTGGATGGAAAGAAAAACAAGAAGCTTGACAGGAAAGCGTTCATACAGGGATGGGAACAGTTTGGCGGGCAGGCGATTACGTATTAA